Proteins encoded by one window of Caldisericota bacterium:
- a CDS encoding septum formation initiator family protein gives MKKRSLNAVTIFLIALIIYLSVEVMITTKYYLDNRKNVSDLQQTIEKLENENELLQNEVIICTEEEFVEKEAREKLMLAKENETIIYFEWLEGKEKPTVNEETGDFFTNMWQNLLKLFRK, from the coding sequence ATGAAAAAACGTTCGCTCAATGCAGTTACTATCTTTTTAATTGCTCTAATTATTTATCTCTCAGTTGAAGTGATGATAACGACAAAGTACTATTTAGATAATAGAAAAAATGTATCAGATTTGCAGCAAACAATTGAAAAACTTGAAAATGAAAATGAACTTCTTCAAAATGAAGTTATAATTTGCACAGAAGAAGAATTTGTCGAAAAAGAAGCCAGAGAAAAATTAATGCTTGCAAAAGAAAATGAAACAATAATCTATTTTGAATGGCTTGAAGGCAAAGAAAAACCGACAGTAAATGAAGAAACCGGAGATTTTTTTACGAATATGTGGCAAAACCTCTTGAAACTTTTCAGAAAATAA